One window of Bacillus alveayuensis genomic DNA carries:
- a CDS encoding PTS system sucrose-specific IIC component (product_source=KO:K02810; cath_funfam=3.30.1360.60; cog=COG1263,COG1264; ko=KO:K02810; pfam=PF00367,PF02378; superfamily=55604; tigrfam=TIGR01996; transmembrane_helix_parts=Inside_1_111,TMhelix_112_134,Outside_135_153,TMhelix_154_176,Inside_177_184,TMhelix_185_207,Outside_208_216,TMhelix_217_239,Inside_240_251,TMhelix_252_274,Outside_275_283,TMhelix_284_306,Inside_307_364,TMhelix_365_384,Outside_385_393,TMhelix_394_413,Inside_414_433,TMhelix_434_456,Outside_457_472), with protein sequence MSENRQIAQEIIEAVGGKDNIVSAAHCATRLRLMVKDKEKIDQVKVENIEKVKGAFFNSGQFQIILGTGTVNRIYEEVQKLGVTGMTKGDQAKEAAKSGNAFQRAVRSFGDVFVPIIPVLVATGLFMGLRGLVMQEQILALFGLTPDDISQNFILFTQVLTDTAFIFLPALIAWSTFRVFGGTPIIGLVLGLMLVSPSLPNAWAVAGGDAEPIKFLGFIPVLGYQGSVIPAFIAGIVGAKLEQAIRKRVPEVLDLILTPFLTLLVMITLALFVIGPVFHSVEEVILAGTTAVLELPFGLSGLLIGFVHQIIVVTGVHHIFNLLEIQLLEKFGNNPFNAIITCSIAAQGGAALAVGLKTKSKKLKALALPSSLSAFLGITEPAIFGVNLRFVKPFIMGLIGGATGAFLASLFGLKATGMAITVIPGTLLYLNGQILLYLFVNLVSIGVAFALTWLFGYTEKMNEQTEKGSNVA encoded by the coding sequence ATGTCAGAAAATCGGCAAATTGCTCAAGAAATCATTGAAGCCGTCGGGGGGAAGGACAACATAGTATCCGCTGCCCATTGTGCGACAAGATTGCGTTTAATGGTAAAAGACAAAGAAAAAATCGATCAAGTAAAAGTTGAAAACATTGAAAAAGTAAAGGGTGCATTCTTTAACTCGGGACAATTTCAAATTATTTTAGGAACAGGAACTGTCAATCGAATTTATGAGGAAGTGCAAAAATTAGGAGTAACAGGAATGACAAAAGGCGATCAAGCGAAAGAAGCGGCGAAAAGTGGAAATGCATTTCAGCGTGCAGTTCGTTCTTTTGGAGATGTGTTCGTTCCAATTATTCCAGTTCTCGTAGCAACTGGTTTATTTATGGGATTGCGTGGACTTGTCATGCAGGAGCAAATTTTAGCTTTATTTGGTTTAACACCTGATGATATTTCTCAAAACTTCATTTTATTTACGCAAGTGTTGACAGATACGGCCTTCATTTTCTTACCTGCTCTTATTGCCTGGTCAACATTTAGAGTATTTGGCGGAACACCAATCATCGGTTTAGTACTTGGTTTAATGCTAGTTAGTCCATCATTGCCAAATGCGTGGGCTGTTGCTGGAGGCGATGCAGAACCAATTAAATTTTTAGGCTTTATTCCTGTATTAGGTTATCAAGGTTCTGTTATTCCTGCCTTTATCGCTGGGATTGTAGGAGCAAAGCTAGAACAGGCAATTCGTAAGCGTGTACCAGAAGTGCTAGATTTAATTTTAACACCGTTTTTAACTTTATTAGTGATGATTACGTTGGCCTTATTCGTAATTGGTCCTGTATTCCATTCTGTTGAAGAAGTAATTTTAGCAGGTACAACAGCAGTGTTAGAATTGCCATTTGGCTTAAGTGGATTATTAATTGGATTCGTTCATCAAATTATCGTTGTTACTGGTGTTCATCACATTTTCAACTTACTTGAAATTCAACTGCTCGAGAAATTTGGCAACAACCCGTTCAATGCCATTATTACGTGTTCCATCGCAGCTCAAGGCGGTGCGGCATTAGCCGTCGGATTAAAAACAAAATCGAAAAAGCTAAAAGCATTAGCGTTGCCATCATCTTTATCAGCCTTTTTAGGTATTACAGAACCGGCTATTTTCGGAGTGAATTTAAGATTTGTCAAACCATTTATTATGGGATTAATTGGTGGTGCAACAGGTGCATTTTTGGCGTCCCTTTTCGGACTTAAAGCTACAGGTATGGCTATTACAGTGATTCCAGGTACATTACTTTACTTAAACGGTCAAATTTTACTGTATCTTTTCGTTAACCTCGTTTCCATCGGTGTTGCTTTTGCCTTAACATGGTTATTTGGATATACTGAAAAAATGAACGAACAAACGGAAAAGGGAAGCAATGTTGCATAA
- a CDS encoding RND superfamily putative drug exporter (product_source=KO:K06994; cath_funfam=1.10.287.950,1.20.1640.10; cog=COG2409; ko=KO:K06994; pfam=PF03176; smart=SM00502; superfamily=144266,57997,58042,82866; tigrfam=TIGR03057; transmembrane_helix_parts=Inside_1_6,TMhelix_7_26,Outside_27_183,TMhelix_184_201,Inside_202_202,TMhelix_203_225,Outside_226_234,TMhelix_235_257,Inside_258_283,TMhelix_284_303,Outside_304_317,TMhelix_318_340,Inside_341_359,TMhelix_360_382,Outside_383_870,TMhelix_871_890,Inside_891_896,TMhelix_897_919,Outside_920_928,TMhelix_929_951,Inside_952_974,TMhelix_975_997,Outside_998_1001,TMhelix_1002_1024,Inside_1025_1041) — protein sequence MRAILKGKWFVLILWLVAVIGLLFISPNMEELVREKGQITVPEGYSSSIANDILKEIQSKEHSGDLISVALVLHNEDGLTKEDWKEAEQAVKQLEQNSENLRITEIVSPFHQEELKDQLVSKDKTTILTSIQMERDGRTAKEMTSALYKVIDNISLEHYYTGSWIIDEDVIVSSQEGLKKTEGITVVFILIVLLIVFRSFVAPFVPILTVGITYLASQSIVAFLVEMVNFPLSTFTQTFLVAILFGIGTDYCILLLSRFKEELGKQESRSEAIITTYRTAGKTVFFSGLAVMIGFAAIGLSSFKLYQSAAAVAVGVAILLVALMTLVPFFMAVLGPVLFWPVKGNLEHKQSKLWDFTGRFSFTRPLVSLIIVGIITLPVLLSYDGKLSFNSLQEIGDDYDSVKAFNIISKSFNPGEAMPTKIVIKNDDNMNRTEYFALIEKISRSIEKVEGVETVRSVTRPTGEQIDQLFVTEQAKTLKDGISQGNEGLEQISSGLNEASKELSASSPKLKQATDGIKTLVSGTNELKAGVGDLEKGLSQVKQGVESGSMGAGDIKKGLETVQNNAKKLQSGAEQLLKGYETAGSSLHSLLKQYQQMESHLGQLSTHLSGMSESLNRIEQRHQQLQQDAEYQQVKMAASQLSEQAKQIRSGFQQINGALQRVTSGIEQANRSYSELLSGQKALVNGMGELINGLDQLQKGLDKAAVGQQTIISKLPELSIGLSQVNNGQEELLQGFSQLDGQMNELISGLDKSVDGLNQVAEGLGYAENYLSGLSSSNQEMVGWYMPKELLESKEFAAAKEVYLSNDGKVATIDVVFKKNPYSTSAMYQLTEVKQAVEFAVKDTKLENAKIAYDGVTSIYSDLNKISENDYSRTVVLMLIGIALILIALLRSFVMPIYLILSLILTYYTSMAVSEVIFVRLLGYDGLNWAVPFFSFVILIALGIDYSIFLMNRFNEYRDLPVTEAMLSAMRHMGTVIISAAVILGGTFAAMLPSGVLSLIEIATIVLTGLFLYALVVLPLFVPVMVKMFGKANWWPFMKEE from the coding sequence ATGAGGGCAATCCTGAAAGGAAAATGGTTTGTACTCATTTTATGGCTTGTCGCTGTAATTGGCTTGCTCTTTATATCGCCAAACATGGAGGAGCTTGTGCGCGAAAAAGGGCAAATTACGGTTCCGGAAGGTTATTCCTCTTCGATTGCGAATGACATTTTAAAAGAAATTCAGAGCAAAGAGCATTCAGGAGATCTAATATCAGTCGCCCTTGTGCTGCATAATGAGGACGGGTTGACAAAGGAAGATTGGAAAGAAGCGGAACAAGCTGTAAAACAGCTTGAACAAAACAGCGAGAATTTACGGATCACAGAAATTGTTTCGCCTTTTCATCAAGAGGAGTTAAAGGATCAGCTTGTTTCAAAAGATAAAACCACCATCTTGACGTCAATACAAATGGAAAGAGACGGAAGAACGGCAAAAGAAATGACATCCGCTCTTTATAAAGTGATCGATAATATTTCATTGGAGCATTATTATACCGGCAGCTGGATCATCGATGAAGACGTAATTGTCAGCTCGCAGGAAGGATTGAAAAAAACAGAAGGCATAACAGTCGTGTTTATTTTGATCGTCTTGCTGATCGTTTTCCGCTCGTTTGTAGCGCCATTTGTGCCGATCTTGACAGTCGGCATTACATATTTGGCATCACAGTCAATTGTCGCCTTTTTAGTTGAAATGGTGAATTTTCCATTGTCTACTTTTACGCAAACATTTTTGGTCGCCATCTTGTTCGGGATCGGTACAGACTATTGCATTTTACTGTTAAGCCGTTTTAAAGAGGAACTTGGCAAACAAGAAAGCAGAAGTGAAGCTATTATAACAACCTATCGCACGGCAGGGAAAACAGTGTTTTTCAGCGGTTTAGCCGTTATGATAGGCTTTGCGGCGATCGGATTGTCATCATTTAAGCTTTATCAATCGGCTGCGGCAGTCGCTGTCGGAGTCGCCATCCTGCTGGTAGCACTTATGACGCTTGTTCCGTTTTTCATGGCTGTGCTTGGCCCGGTGTTGTTTTGGCCAGTTAAAGGAAATCTGGAACATAAACAGAGCAAGCTATGGGACTTTACAGGACGTTTTTCGTTTACCAGACCGCTTGTTTCTTTAATCATCGTAGGAATCATTACCCTTCCAGTGCTACTTTCCTATGACGGCAAGCTGTCGTTTAATTCCCTTCAAGAAATCGGGGATGATTACGACTCTGTCAAGGCTTTTAATATTATTTCGAAAAGCTTCAACCCAGGAGAAGCAATGCCGACAAAAATTGTGATCAAAAATGATGACAACATGAATAGGACGGAATATTTTGCTTTAATTGAAAAAATAAGCAGAAGCATCGAAAAAGTTGAAGGTGTCGAGACGGTCCGCTCAGTAACAAGACCGACAGGCGAACAGATCGACCAATTATTTGTGACTGAACAGGCGAAAACGCTGAAAGACGGAATTAGTCAGGGAAATGAAGGGCTTGAACAAATCAGTTCTGGTTTGAATGAAGCGAGCAAAGAGCTTTCTGCATCATCTCCGAAATTAAAACAAGCAACAGACGGTATTAAAACGCTCGTTTCCGGAACAAATGAATTAAAAGCTGGCGTCGGTGATCTTGAAAAAGGGCTTTCGCAAGTTAAACAGGGGGTCGAGAGCGGATCGATGGGTGCCGGTGACATAAAGAAAGGGCTTGAGACCGTTCAAAACAATGCGAAAAAGCTGCAATCCGGCGCAGAACAGCTTTTGAAAGGATATGAAACAGCTGGAAGCAGTCTACATTCATTGTTGAAACAATATCAACAAATGGAATCACATCTCGGTCAATTGTCAACACATTTATCCGGTATGAGTGAATCTTTAAATCGGATCGAACAACGACATCAGCAGCTTCAGCAGGATGCTGAGTATCAACAGGTGAAAATGGCAGCTTCCCAGCTTAGTGAACAAGCAAAACAAATAAGAAGCGGATTTCAGCAAATTAACGGAGCGCTACAGCGAGTGACAAGTGGAATAGAGCAGGCGAACCGTTCATATTCTGAATTACTTTCAGGTCAAAAAGCGCTCGTTAATGGAATGGGAGAGCTCATCAACGGGCTAGATCAGCTGCAAAAAGGGTTGGATAAGGCAGCGGTTGGACAGCAAACCATCATTTCAAAATTGCCGGAGCTGTCTATCGGCTTAAGCCAAGTCAACAATGGACAGGAGGAATTGCTGCAAGGTTTTTCTCAGCTGGATGGACAAATGAATGAGCTGATTTCAGGTCTTGACAAAAGTGTGGATGGCCTAAATCAAGTAGCCGAAGGTCTCGGTTATGCCGAAAATTACTTATCTGGTCTTTCTTCTTCAAATCAGGAAATGGTAGGCTGGTACATGCCGAAGGAATTGCTTGAAAGCAAAGAATTTGCGGCTGCGAAAGAAGTTTACTTATCGAATGACGGTAAAGTGGCAACCATTGATGTTGTTTTCAAGAAAAATCCATATTCAACTTCAGCGATGTATCAGCTTACTGAGGTCAAACAAGCGGTGGAGTTTGCCGTAAAAGACACGAAGCTTGAAAATGCGAAAATTGCCTATGACGGGGTTACTAGCATTTACTCCGACTTGAACAAGATTTCAGAAAACGACTACTCCCGCACAGTTGTATTGATGCTGATAGGTATTGCACTTATATTAATTGCATTGCTGCGCTCGTTTGTCATGCCGATTTATTTAATTTTATCGCTTATTCTAACGTATTACACATCAATGGCGGTGTCAGAAGTCATTTTCGTTCGCCTTCTTGGATACGACGGTTTGAACTGGGCAGTTCCATTTTTCTCATTTGTCATTTTAATTGCGCTTGGCATAGATTACAGCATCTTCCTTATGAACCGCTTCAACGAATACAGAGATTTGCCTGTCACAGAAGCGATGCTTTCAGCTATGCGTCATATGGGAACGGTCATTATTTCCGCCGCGGTCATTTTAGGCGGAACATTTGCGGCGATGCTTCCGTCCGGTGTTCTGTCACTAATTGAAATTGCCACAATTGTTTTAACGGGATTATTTTTATATGCTCTTGTTGTACTGCCACTATTTGTACCAGTGATGGTCAAAATGTTTGGTAAAGCGAACTGGTGGCCGTTTATGAAAGAGGAATAA
- a CDS encoding beta-fructofuranosidase (product_source=KO:K01193; cath_funfam=2.115.10.20,2.60.120.560; cog=COG1621; ko=KO:K01193; pfam=PF00251; smart=SM00640; superfamily=49899,75005; tigrfam=TIGR01322), with translation MKTVYSKREKELFHQAYQEVDKHKYTVSQDPFRLHYHIMPPVGLLNDPNGFIHFKGVYHLFYQWNPFATEHGSKFWGHFSSTDLVNWVEEPIALAPSEWYEKNGCYSGSAVEHEGKLILFYTGNVKNKEGNRETYQCIAISEDGLHFQKKGPVIHLPKGYTAHFRDPKVWKKKDTWYAVIGAQSERGEGRAVLYSSKDLFTWNLLGPIAGSNLNGLGNFGFMWECPDLFELNGHDVLIVSPQGLNPKGYFYHNLYQAGYFVGQMDYEKAAYKHGEFVELDRGFDFYAPQTTLDEKGRRILFGWMGVPEENESYHPTIHYHWIHCMTIPRKLELKNGKIYQHPVEELQVLRDKQVAYPNVHLNGNTIELEQVKGKAVEMMIDSITSHTASIEISFRGTARFIYNPIEKLATFERQSLKENKMEKRHCPLHSLHKIHIFLDASSLEIFLNDGEEVFSSRIFGNPSDETIMFSSNGDTGFHLKKWNLKKIF, from the coding sequence ATGAAAACTGTGTATTCTAAACGAGAAAAAGAGCTGTTCCATCAAGCGTATCAAGAAGTTGACAAACATAAATACACCGTATCTCAAGACCCTTTTCGCTTACATTACCATATTATGCCTCCTGTCGGCTTGTTGAATGATCCGAATGGTTTCATTCATTTTAAAGGGGTTTACCATCTTTTTTATCAATGGAATCCATTCGCAACCGAGCATGGCTCCAAGTTTTGGGGACATTTTAGTTCAACAGATTTAGTGAATTGGGTCGAAGAGCCGATCGCCTTAGCTCCGAGTGAATGGTACGAAAAAAATGGCTGTTATTCTGGAAGTGCTGTCGAACATGAAGGAAAACTCATTCTTTTTTACACTGGGAATGTAAAAAATAAGGAAGGAAACCGCGAAACGTATCAATGTATAGCCATATCGGAAGATGGTCTTCATTTTCAAAAAAAGGGACCTGTTATTCATCTTCCGAAAGGGTACACGGCACATTTTCGTGACCCGAAAGTGTGGAAAAAGAAAGATACATGGTACGCTGTTATTGGTGCCCAAAGCGAGCGAGGGGAAGGAAGAGCTGTCCTTTATTCATCGAAGGATTTATTTACATGGAATCTCTTAGGACCTATTGCTGGAAGCAACTTAAATGGCCTTGGAAATTTCGGATTTATGTGGGAATGCCCGGATTTGTTTGAACTCAATGGCCATGATGTACTTATTGTTTCTCCACAAGGATTAAATCCTAAAGGATATTTTTACCATAATCTTTATCAAGCAGGTTATTTTGTCGGCCAAATGGATTATGAAAAGGCAGCATATAAACATGGAGAGTTTGTAGAATTAGACCGTGGCTTTGACTTTTATGCACCGCAAACAACATTAGATGAAAAAGGAAGAAGAATTTTATTTGGATGGATGGGTGTTCCAGAGGAAAATGAGTCTTATCATCCAACCATTCATTATCATTGGATTCATTGTATGACCATTCCACGTAAGCTTGAATTAAAAAACGGGAAGATTTACCAACATCCTGTTGAGGAATTACAAGTACTTCGAGACAAACAAGTGGCGTATCCGAATGTTCACCTGAATGGAAACACAATAGAGCTAGAGCAAGTAAAAGGGAAAGCAGTTGAAATGATGATCGATTCTATCACTAGCCATACAGCGTCCATTGAGATTTCTTTTAGAGGAACGGCACGATTTATTTATAACCCAATTGAAAAACTAGCAACCTTTGAAAGACAAAGTTTAAAAGAAAACAAAATGGAAAAAAGACACTGTCCTTTACATTCTCTTCATAAAATACACATTTTCTTGGATGCTTCCTCCTTGGAAATTTTCCTTAATGATGGGGAAGAGGTATTTTCCTCAAGAATATTTGGCAATCCTTCTGATGAAACGATTATGTTCTCTTCAAATGGAGATACAGGCTTTCATTTGAAAAAGTGGAATTTAAAGAAGATCTTTTAA
- a CDS encoding fructokinase (product_source=KO:K00847; cath_funfam=3.40.1190.20; cog=COG0524; ko=KO:K00847; pfam=PF00294; superfamily=53613), protein MKKGIISLGEALIDFIPLDETNLVYQKSPGGAPANVAVGLARLGAKSTFLGKVGDDVLGRFLKETLQNYGVNVSYMLLTKEVRTGAVFVTLSANGERSFDFYIDPSADRFLEEDEVKEELFTEHKILHFGSISLISEPSKSATKKAVRLAKQNDMIVSYDPNLRLSLWKNEEEARNTIVSMLKEVDVLKISDEELEFLTKTTNLEEGVASLQEYDIPLIIVTLGAEGSILFTKSEAVQVPAIKVKAVDTTGAGDAYVSGILYCLDQYEGDIRSISVERLEYMARFASVSGGLAASVKGAMSALPSFKQVEEKLAEN, encoded by the coding sequence ATGAAAAAAGGGATTATTAGCTTAGGCGAAGCACTTATTGATTTTATCCCATTAGATGAAACGAACTTAGTATATCAAAAAAGTCCTGGTGGAGCACCAGCAAACGTTGCGGTTGGGCTTGCTAGACTTGGGGCTAAATCGACCTTTCTCGGTAAAGTTGGCGACGATGTGTTAGGCAGATTTTTAAAAGAGACATTACAAAACTATGGGGTCAACGTTTCCTACATGTTGTTGACGAAGGAAGTTCGCACAGGAGCTGTTTTTGTCACACTTTCTGCGAACGGGGAACGGAGCTTCGACTTTTACATTGATCCAAGTGCAGACCGTTTTTTAGAAGAAGATGAGGTCAAAGAAGAATTGTTTACAGAGCATAAAATTCTTCATTTTGGATCGATTTCACTCATTAGTGAGCCTTCAAAGAGTGCGACGAAAAAAGCAGTAAGACTAGCCAAGCAAAACGATATGATCGTATCGTACGACCCGAATCTCCGTTTAAGCTTATGGAAAAATGAAGAAGAGGCACGAAATACCATTGTTTCGATGCTGAAAGAGGTAGATGTGTTAAAAATTTCTGATGAGGAACTGGAGTTTTTAACGAAAACAACGAATTTGGAGGAAGGAGTAGCCAGCTTACAGGAGTACGATATTCCGCTGATCATCGTTACACTTGGTGCAGAAGGTAGTATTCTCTTTACAAAAAGCGAGGCAGTTCAAGTACCAGCAATCAAAGTAAAGGCCGTCGATACGACAGGTGCAGGAGATGCGTATGTATCCGGTATTTTGTATTGTTTAGATCAATACGAAGGGGATATCCGTTCTATTTCAGTAGAACGGCTTGAATATATGGCACGCTTTGCGAGTGTTTCAGGTGGATTAGCGGCTTCTGTCAAAGGAGCGATGTCAGCATTACCTAGTTTCAAACAAGTGGAGGAAAAATTAGCGGAAAATTAA
- a CDS encoding LacI family sucrose operon transcriptional repressor (product_source=KO:K03484; cath_funfam=1.10.260.40,3.40.50.2300; cog=COG1609; ko=KO:K03484; pfam=PF00356,PF13377; smart=SM00354; superfamily=47413,53822) yields the protein MPTIKDIAEMANVSRTTVSRVLNNSGYVSDEVRKRILKIIEETGYVPSEHAKSLRTKKTKAIGVILPKISTETSSRLVSGIDEVLAEKGYQILLANTNLNKEKEIEFINLLKSRQVDGIILTATNINDELINEIKRVSMPFVVIGQEIPGVSNVLYDDYHAARAIISLFIEKGHQKIAFIGVDESDRAVGYWRKKGYLDVMKEHGYSVEPEWVQKGIFDIQSGYDAMKRIMEQSKIRPTATFAVTDRLAIGAMQYLKEKGYAIPADMALAGIGASEISHYVSPSLTTVDYLNEEAGKAAAKLILDKILKNDSSIKKITLNYRLLIRDSV from the coding sequence GTGCCAACAATAAAAGATATCGCAGAAATGGCCAATGTTTCTCGGACAACCGTTTCCAGGGTTTTAAATAATTCTGGATATGTAAGTGATGAAGTGAGGAAGCGAATTTTAAAAATTATAGAGGAAACAGGCTATGTTCCTAGTGAGCATGCCAAGTCTTTACGTACGAAAAAAACAAAAGCCATTGGAGTTATTTTACCGAAAATTAGTACGGAAACATCGAGCAGGTTAGTAAGTGGAATTGATGAAGTGCTAGCAGAGAAAGGGTATCAAATTCTGCTCGCCAATACGAATTTAAATAAAGAAAAGGAAATTGAATTTATAAACCTTTTAAAGAGCCGACAAGTAGACGGGATCATTTTAACAGCAACGAATATAAATGACGAGCTTATCAACGAAATTAAACGGGTAAGCATGCCATTCGTTGTGATTGGACAAGAGATTCCTGGTGTTTCGAATGTATTATATGATGATTATCACGCAGCGAGAGCGATCATTTCGCTGTTTATTGAAAAAGGGCATCAAAAAATCGCCTTCATCGGTGTAGATGAATCAGACCGTGCAGTTGGGTATTGGCGCAAAAAAGGGTACTTAGATGTTATGAAAGAACACGGCTATTCAGTCGAGCCGGAATGGGTTCAGAAAGGCATCTTTGATATTCAGTCTGGATATGATGCGATGAAGAGAATCATGGAACAGTCTAAAATCCGCCCTACTGCTACTTTTGCGGTAACAGACCGATTGGCGATAGGGGCGATGCAATATTTAAAAGAAAAAGGGTATGCGATCCCAGCAGATATGGCACTTGCGGGTATCGGCGCATCCGAAATATCCCATTATGTTTCGCCATCGTTAACAACGGTCGATTATCTAAATGAAGAAGCAGGAAAGGCAGCGGCGAAGCTTATTTTAGACAAAATTTTAAAAAATGATTCATCCATAAAAAAAATCACATTAAATTATAGACTTTTAATCCGGGATAGTGTATGA
- a CDS encoding LacI family transcriptional regulator (product_source=KO:K02529; cath_funfam=3.40.50.2300; cog=COG1609; ko=KO:K02529; pfam=PF00356,PF13377; smart=SM00354; superfamily=47413,53822), with amino-acid sequence MVSSKDVAKLAGVSQSTVSRVLNDPSKVSKEAYEKVMKAVKELNYRPNSIARSLVKNKTKSIALISGPLHNPFFVETTDAIVNYAKDQGYHVTVYFEKYGDNMAVYEKVFNQNVDGIILSSILYEDPIYEELEKLNIPFVMFNRKHKKGGNFVEINNFQAGKFAAKHLVELGHQHIAWIGGSLKTSTFYGRYKGFIDQLTEMEIAIQDSYVHITDTSKEAVKAATESVLACKNRPTAIFAATDSIALFIMDYLLQKGYSIPEDISLIGMDNVGWSSHQAFQLTTVGARNQQNLGRIAIEHLIKIIQHSDIQNEPFQVTVEPELFIRRTTKAI; translated from the coding sequence ATGGTCTCATCAAAAGATGTGGCAAAACTTGCAGGAGTTTCTCAATCAACTGTATCTAGAGTGCTAAACGATCCTTCAAAAGTGAGTAAAGAAGCTTATGAAAAAGTAATGAAGGCTGTCAAAGAGCTGAATTATCGCCCAAATTCCATCGCCCGTTCCTTAGTAAAAAATAAAACTAAGTCGATCGCGCTTATTTCCGGACCACTCCATAATCCTTTTTTCGTTGAAACAACGGATGCGATCGTTAATTATGCAAAGGATCAAGGCTATCATGTAACCGTTTATTTTGAAAAATACGGCGATAATATGGCGGTATATGAAAAAGTGTTTAACCAAAATGTAGATGGAATTATTTTATCATCTATTTTATACGAAGACCCAATCTATGAGGAATTAGAAAAATTAAATATTCCATTTGTTATGTTTAACCGCAAGCATAAAAAAGGCGGGAATTTTGTAGAAATTAATAATTTTCAAGCTGGAAAATTTGCCGCCAAGCATTTAGTTGAGCTCGGTCACCAACATATCGCTTGGATTGGCGGATCGCTTAAAACGTCTACATTTTATGGAAGATACAAAGGTTTTATCGATCAATTAACGGAGATGGAAATAGCCATACAAGATTCTTATGTTCATATTACAGATACTAGTAAAGAAGCAGTAAAGGCAGCAACAGAATCCGTTCTTGCTTGTAAAAACAGACCAACCGCTATTTTTGCTGCAACAGATTCCATCGCCTTGTTCATAATGGACTATTTGCTTCAAAAAGGATATTCCATACCAGAAGATATTAGTTTAATCGGTATGGATAATGTAGGCTGGAGCAGTCATCAAGCATTCCAGCTTACAACGGTAGGAGCAAGAAATCAGCAAAACTTAGGAAGGATCGCCATTGAGCATTTAATCAAAATCATTCAACATTCTGATATACAAAACGAACCATTCCAGGTTACAGTTGAACCAGAATTGTTTATTCGTCGTACAACAAAAGCTATTTAA